The proteins below come from a single Rhodococcus sp. WMMA185 genomic window:
- a CDS encoding HPr family phosphocarrier protein, producing MPSTTVAVGSSIGLHARPAAVIAEAVATAGVPVTLAVADGEPVDAGSALLIMTLGASKGTDVTVTSEDADTVEKVAQLVATDLDA from the coding sequence ATGCCCAGCACCACAGTTGCAGTAGGTTCGTCCATCGGCCTGCACGCCCGCCCCGCCGCAGTCATCGCCGAAGCAGTCGCGACCGCCGGAGTGCCCGTCACGCTCGCAGTTGCGGACGGCGAACCGGTAGACGCAGGGTCTGCCCTGCTCATCATGACGCTCGGTGCCTCCAAGGGCACCGATGTCACCGTCACCAGCGAAGATGCCGATACGGTCGAGAAGGTTGCGCAACTGGTGGCGACAGACCTCGACGCATGA
- a CDS encoding PTS fructose transporter subunit IIABC, with translation MSDNSLPDLQAGSRIISEDLVSLDSDLGASKAEVIFALANRLADAGRATDAVTLHEAAMERESHSATGLPGGIAIPHCRSVSVRSASLGFARLDRRVDFGAPDGTADLVFLIAAPEGAGTEHMKLLSSLARALVRPEFVGALRAANTATDIVTLVEGVLSTPATQTAAPPSEREPAPEANSGSAAPKHIVAVTACPTGIAHTYMAADSLVAAGKRAGVTVHVETQGSGGSAPLAPRLIAGATAVIFATDVQVRGKHRFAGKPVVTSGVKRAINEPDRMISEALHAGSDQSAATVDVDRRTPDPEVSVGTTGWGTHLRQVLLTGVSYMIPFVAAGGLLIALGFLIGGYEISEPATDIVLNNSLGNLPDGGLATYLGAVLFQLGSLAFEFLIPALAGYIAFAIADRPGLAPGFTAGAVAAFVGAGFIGGLVGGLIAGAVALWLTRIAVPRWLRSLMPVVVIPLFATLIVGALMFLVLGRPLAAITSGLTDWLNGLSGSSILFLGVVLGLMMCFDLGGPVNKAAYAFAVAGLNVNDPASLRIMAAVMAAGMVPPLAMAVASTILRPSLFSEAERENGKAAWLLGSAFISEGAIPFAAADPLRVIPSMMVGGAVTGSLIMMFDVSLSAPHGGFLVFFAVGNLLWFVVALALGVLVAALCVVGAKEFIRPSTPDAELDQGRVAVAV, from the coding sequence ATGTCCGACAACTCGCTACCCGACCTTCAAGCGGGTTCACGGATTATCAGCGAAGACCTGGTCTCCCTGGATTCCGACCTCGGGGCCTCCAAAGCCGAGGTGATCTTCGCACTCGCCAATCGTCTCGCGGACGCCGGACGTGCCACCGATGCGGTTACGCTCCACGAAGCCGCAATGGAACGTGAATCCCACTCGGCGACAGGCCTTCCAGGTGGAATTGCCATCCCTCACTGCCGCTCGGTGAGCGTTCGGTCAGCTTCCCTCGGATTCGCTCGGCTCGATCGGCGTGTCGACTTCGGGGCCCCTGACGGGACAGCCGACCTCGTATTCCTCATCGCGGCCCCCGAGGGTGCCGGCACCGAGCACATGAAGTTGCTCTCCTCACTCGCACGGGCACTGGTGCGCCCCGAATTCGTCGGCGCACTACGTGCTGCGAACACAGCGACCGATATCGTCACCCTGGTCGAGGGCGTTCTCTCGACCCCAGCGACACAGACTGCCGCACCCCCTTCCGAACGCGAACCGGCGCCAGAAGCGAATTCCGGATCAGCGGCACCGAAGCACATCGTCGCCGTCACGGCATGTCCCACAGGTATCGCCCATACCTACATGGCTGCCGACTCGCTCGTCGCAGCCGGCAAGCGTGCGGGTGTCACCGTCCACGTGGAGACCCAGGGTTCGGGCGGTAGCGCCCCGCTGGCGCCGAGGTTGATCGCCGGTGCGACCGCCGTCATCTTTGCCACCGACGTTCAAGTCAGGGGCAAGCACCGGTTCGCAGGCAAACCCGTGGTCACATCCGGGGTGAAACGTGCGATCAACGAACCCGACAGGATGATCAGCGAAGCGCTGCACGCGGGTTCGGACCAGTCGGCCGCGACTGTGGACGTCGACCGTCGCACGCCCGACCCGGAAGTGTCGGTCGGCACGACCGGATGGGGCACCCACCTACGGCAGGTGCTGCTCACCGGTGTCAGCTACATGATCCCGTTCGTCGCCGCCGGCGGCCTTCTCATCGCGCTCGGCTTCCTGATCGGCGGATACGAGATCTCCGAGCCCGCAACGGATATTGTCCTCAACAACTCCCTGGGCAACCTACCGGACGGTGGGCTCGCAACATACCTGGGCGCAGTGCTGTTCCAACTTGGGTCGTTGGCCTTCGAATTCCTGATCCCCGCCCTGGCCGGCTACATCGCATTCGCGATCGCAGACAGACCGGGTCTCGCACCAGGCTTCACGGCGGGTGCTGTAGCCGCGTTCGTGGGCGCGGGTTTCATCGGCGGACTCGTCGGTGGTCTGATCGCCGGCGCGGTGGCGTTGTGGCTCACCCGGATCGCGGTTCCCAGATGGCTGCGCAGTCTGATGCCGGTGGTCGTCATCCCATTGTTCGCGACTCTGATCGTCGGTGCACTGATGTTCCTGGTTCTGGGCCGTCCGCTGGCCGCGATCACCTCAGGCCTGACCGACTGGCTCAACGGACTGTCGGGTAGTTCGATTCTGTTCCTGGGCGTCGTTCTCGGGCTGATGATGTGCTTCGACCTCGGTGGCCCGGTAAACAAGGCGGCGTACGCGTTTGCGGTGGCCGGACTGAACGTCAACGACCCTGCGTCGCTTCGCATCATGGCCGCTGTGATGGCGGCGGGAATGGTACCGCCACTGGCGATGGCAGTCGCCTCGACGATTCTGCGTCCCAGCTTGTTCAGCGAGGCCGAGCGCGAGAATGGCAAGGCTGCGTGGCTGCTGGGCTCGGCGTTCATTTCCGAAGGTGCCATTCCATTCGCCGCAGCCGACCCCTTGCGCGTCATTCCTTCGATGATGGTTGGCGGTGCGGTGACCGGGTCACTGATCATGATGTTCGACGTCAGCCTCAGCGCGCCGCACGGCGGTTTCTTGGTGTTCTTCGCCGTCGGAAATCTGCTGTGGTTCGTCGTCGCGCTGGCCCTCGGTGTCCTCGTGGCAGCGCTGTGCGTCGTCGGCGCCAAGGAATTCATCAGGCCCAGCACCCCTGATGCCGAACTCGACCAGGGCAGAGTGGCAGTCGCAGTATGA
- a CDS encoding 1-phosphofructokinase family hexose kinase, producing the protein MIVTLTANPSIDRTVDLGGRLERGTVLRARATRSEPGGKGVNVARALTSAGIAAIAVVPGNEEDPLLAALSDHKIEHIGVAMPGAARTNITITEPDGTTTKINEPGITMSEISLADLQTEIIEHGSRADWVVLSGSLPPGVPTDWYAALVEELRSSPCRVAVDTSDAPLLALANRFPAAAPNLLKPNSEELAQVTGADAALLEKSALRGDWAVTAHAGRQLVDRGAGTVLATLGAAGAVLVTEAGAWSATSPPIVARNTVGAGDASLAGYLAAHVGGGAPADCLRSAVAYGTAAAALPGTALPTPAYVDFDTVTVTDLHSPISDPA; encoded by the coding sequence ATGATCGTTACCCTGACCGCCAATCCGAGCATCGACCGCACGGTCGATCTGGGTGGACGCCTCGAACGAGGGACGGTCCTGCGCGCAAGAGCGACCCGCAGCGAACCCGGCGGCAAAGGCGTGAACGTTGCGCGGGCACTCACGTCGGCAGGCATCGCGGCTATCGCGGTCGTGCCCGGCAACGAGGAGGATCCGCTGTTGGCAGCTCTGTCCGATCACAAGATCGAGCACATCGGCGTGGCGATGCCCGGTGCAGCCCGCACCAACATCACGATCACCGAACCGGATGGCACCACCACCAAGATCAACGAACCTGGCATCACGATGTCCGAGATATCCCTCGCAGATCTGCAGACCGAGATCATCGAGCACGGGTCCCGCGCGGATTGGGTCGTGCTGTCCGGTTCGCTACCCCCCGGTGTTCCCACCGACTGGTACGCGGCGCTCGTAGAGGAGCTTCGCTCGTCGCCGTGCCGCGTCGCCGTCGACACGTCGGATGCCCCTCTCCTCGCCCTCGCCAACCGATTTCCCGCGGCTGCCCCCAACCTGCTCAAACCCAACAGCGAGGAACTCGCCCAGGTGACCGGCGCCGACGCGGCACTACTCGAAAAGTCTGCGCTACGCGGAGACTGGGCGGTCACCGCACACGCCGGCCGGCAACTCGTGGACCGCGGGGCCGGAACAGTCCTCGCCACACTCGGTGCCGCCGGCGCGGTACTCGTGACGGAGGCCGGCGCCTGGTCCGCAACCTCACCACCGATCGTCGCCCGCAACACCGTGGGTGCAGGCGATGCATCCCTGGCTGGATACCTCGCGGCGCATGTCGGCGGCGGCGCGCCCGCGGACTGTCTCCGTTCAGCCGTCGCATACGGCACAGCGGCCGCGGCACTCCCCGGCACCGCGTTGCCGACACCCGCGTACGTCGATTTCGACACCGTCACTGTCACCGATCTCCACTCCCCCATCTCCGACCCGGCCTGA
- a CDS encoding DeoR/GlpR family DNA-binding transcription regulator encodes MYPEERRQEVATMISQRGRVSVADLADTFGVTTETVRRDLALLERLGHVRRVHGGAVPATTLTVTEPGLVEREHTRAEQKDRIAKLAGSYLPASGGSVLLDAGTTTGRIINGFPPDLDLSVITNSVPIAARLAGFSSINLHMLGGRVRGTTQATVGDEALRILDLLRVDVAFIGTNALSVEHGLSTPDTEEAAVKRAMVRSANCVVVVADASKVGREHLVSFAPIHSVDILITDDEISPTDRASFQDREIEVVIA; translated from the coding sequence GTGTATCCGGAAGAACGCCGGCAGGAAGTCGCCACCATGATCTCCCAACGGGGACGCGTGTCGGTGGCGGACTTGGCCGACACTTTCGGCGTCACCACCGAGACCGTCCGCCGCGACCTCGCTCTTCTCGAGCGCCTCGGGCACGTCCGCCGAGTGCACGGCGGCGCCGTGCCTGCAACCACCCTCACTGTTACCGAACCAGGTTTGGTGGAGCGCGAGCACACTCGGGCGGAACAAAAAGACCGGATCGCCAAGCTCGCAGGCTCCTACCTTCCAGCATCTGGGGGCAGTGTCCTGCTCGACGCGGGAACCACCACGGGACGCATCATCAACGGCTTCCCCCCCGATCTCGATCTTTCGGTGATCACCAACTCGGTTCCGATCGCGGCTCGCCTCGCGGGGTTCAGTTCGATCAATCTCCACATGCTGGGCGGCCGCGTCCGGGGAACCACGCAGGCCACGGTCGGAGATGAGGCCCTTCGCATCCTCGACCTCCTTCGAGTCGATGTAGCGTTCATCGGCACCAACGCGCTGAGCGTCGAACACGGTCTGTCCACGCCCGATACCGAAGAGGCGGCGGTAAAGCGCGCGATGGTGCGCTCTGCCAACTGCGTGGTCGTCGTCGCCGACGCATCGAAAGTGGGTCGCGAACACCTCGTCAGCTTCGCGCCCATCCACAGCGTGGACATCCTCATAACCGATGACGAGATCAGTCCGACAGACCGCGCCAGCTTCCAAGACCGAGAGATCGAGGTGGTGATCGCATGA